One genomic segment of Elgaria multicarinata webbii isolate HBS135686 ecotype San Diego chromosome 9, rElgMul1.1.pri, whole genome shotgun sequence includes these proteins:
- the SAMM50 gene encoding sorting and assembly machinery component 50 homolog yields MGTVHARSLEPLPMSGPDFGAIGEEAELVEVEPETKQEILENKDVVVQHVHFDGLGRTKDDIIMYEIGGVFKAKNLIDVMRKSHEAREKLLRLGIFRQVDVLIDTCQGDDALPNGLDVTFEVTELRRLTGSYNTMVGNNEGSMVLGLKLPNIFGRAEKVTFQFSYGTKETSYGLSFFKPQPGHFERNFSLNLYKVTGQFPWSSLRETDRGVSTEISFPIWKTSHTLKWEGVWRELGCLARTASFSVREESGHSLKSSVSHAMVIDSRNSSIMPRRGALLKINQELAGYTGGDVSFLKEDFELQLNRQLFWDSVFSASLWGGMLVPIGDKPSSIADRFYLGGPTSVRGFSMYSIGPQSEGDYLGGEAYWAGGLHMYTPLPFRPGRGGFGDLFRTHFFLNAGNLCNLNYGEGPKAHLRKLAECIRWSYGAGIVLRLGNIARLELNYCIPMGVQSGDRICDGVQFGAGIRFL; encoded by the exons ATGGGGACGGTGCACGCCCGG AGTTTGGAACCTCTGCCAATGAGTGGTCCTGATTTTGGTGCTATAGGGGAAGAAGCAGAACTAGTTGAAGTTGAACCGGAAACTAAACAGGAAATTCTTGAGAATAAAGAT GTTGTGGTTCAACACGTACACTTTGATGGACTTGGAAGGACTAAAGATGACATTATCATGTACGAAATTGGGGGTGTTTTCAAGGCTAAAAACCTCATTGAT GTCATGAGGAAGTCGCATGAAGCTCGTGAAAAGCTTCTCCGTCTAGGAATTTTTAGACAGGTGGATGTTCTAATTGATACTTGTCAAG GCGATGACGCCCTTCCAAATGGTTTAGATGTAACGTTTGAAGTAACAGAACTGAGAAGATTAACTGGAAGTTATAACACGATGGTTGGCAACAACGAAGGAAGCATG GTGCTTGGGCTCAAACTCCCAAATATCTTTGGACGTGCTGAGAAGGTGACATTTCAGTTCTCCTATGGCACAAAGGAAACTTCATATGGCCTCTCTTTCTTCAAACCACAGCCCGGTCACTTCGAAAGAAA CTTTTCTCTCAATCTGTATAAAGTAACTGGACAATTCCCTTGGAGTTCTCTTCGTGAAACAGACAGAGGAGTATCAACTGAAATCAGT ttTCCTATATGGAAGACCAGCCACACGTTAAAATGGGAAGGTGTGTGGAGGGAGCTTGGCTGTCTGGCAAGAACGGCATCGTTTTCTGTTCGAGAAGAAAGTGGACACTCACTCAAGTCTTCTGTATCT CATGCCATGGTCATCGATTCTCGAAACTCTTCAATCATGCCCAGACGAGGTGCTTTGCTGAAAATAAATCAG GAGCTGGCTGGTTATACAGGTGGTGATGTGAGCTTTCTAAAAGAGGACTTTGAACTTCAGCTGAATAGGCAGCTCTTTTGGGATTCA GTTTTCTCAGCTTCTCTCTGGGGTGGAATGCTGGTTCCTATTGGAGACAAACCATCCAGTATTGCTGATAG ATTTTACCTTGGTGGACCAACAAGCGTGCGTGGATTCAGTATGTACAGCATTGGACCTCAGAGTGAAG GTGATTACCTGGGAGGTGAAGCTTACTGGGCTGGAGGTCTACATATGTACACACCTCTCCCTTTCCGGCCAGGGCGCGGAGGATTTGGAGATCTCTTTCGCACACATTTTTTTCTCAATGCCGGCAACCTTTGTAACCTTAACTACG gTGAAGGTCCTAAGGCTCATCTTCGTAAACTAGCAGAGTGTATCCGATGGTCTTATGGTGCTGGAATAGTTCTCAGGCTTGGAAACATCGCTCGATTAGAACTCAACTATTGTATCCCCATGGGAGTACAAAGCGGGGACAG GATATGTGACGGAGTTCAGTTTGGAGCTGGAATACGATTCCTGTAA